A genomic region of Mesorhizobium sp. NZP2077 contains the following coding sequences:
- a CDS encoding SDR family oxidoreductase: MAQPFDLNGKVALVTGGGRGIGAAIVSRFAEAGASVIIANRTLDVAKALAADLSARRLDVRAMPLAGLDRARLHALVSDIVRQAGRLDIVVHNAGGCPWASIEELDEDKLDDALALNLKACFWLAQAAVPVMRRNGFGRILVTSSVSARVAMAGGAHYSAAKAGVNAFIRGAAFEFARDGITVNGVEPGFIAKPGRGTMSAPEIADRLGRHIPVGHLGEADDIAYAMLYLASEQAKYTTGQTIVVDGGSTLPETGFAVERHWGLT, translated from the coding sequence ATGGCGCAGCCCTTCGACCTCAATGGCAAGGTGGCTCTGGTGACCGGCGGCGGCCGCGGCATCGGTGCGGCGATTGTCTCGCGCTTTGCCGAAGCCGGCGCATCGGTCATCATCGCCAACCGAACCCTCGATGTCGCGAAAGCACTGGCCGCCGACCTCTCGGCCCGCAGACTGGACGTGCGGGCTATGCCATTGGCCGGCCTCGATCGCGCCAGGCTCCACGCACTGGTCAGCGACATCGTGCGCCAGGCGGGCCGGCTCGACATCGTCGTCCACAATGCCGGTGGCTGCCCCTGGGCCTCGATCGAGGAACTCGACGAGGACAAGCTCGACGACGCGCTGGCGCTCAATCTGAAAGCCTGTTTCTGGCTGGCGCAGGCGGCGGTCCCGGTCATGCGCCGCAATGGTTTTGGCCGCATCCTCGTCACCTCTTCGGTGTCGGCGCGGGTGGCGATGGCCGGCGGCGCGCACTATTCCGCGGCCAAGGCCGGCGTCAACGCCTTCATCCGCGGTGCGGCCTTCGAATTCGCGCGCGACGGCATCACCGTCAACGGCGTCGAGCCGGGCTTCATCGCCAAGCCGGGCAGGGGCACGATGAGCGCACCCGAAATTGCCGACAGGCTCGGCCGGCACATTCCCGTCGGCCATCTCGGCGAGGCTGACGACATCGCCTACGCCATGCTTTATCTCGCTTCCGAGCAGGCGAAATACACCACCGGCCAGACCATCGTCGTAGACGGCGGCTCGACCCTGCCGGAGACCGGCTTTGCCGTCGAACGGCATTGGGGGCTGACATGA
- a CDS encoding APC family permease has product MTTIETGEVNRLRKNSLGVGAITFMVISAAAPLTAVAGGTPLGMLMGNGAGFAGTYLIVTVLLLLFAVGYVAMSRHVGNAGAFYAYAARGLGGLAGGATALIAILSYNAMQIGVMGLLGAATAGLFAGWGINLPWWVWSFIAIALVAVLGYRQVDLSAKILTVLVLCEYLVVLVLDIAILKTGGDSGLSAAPFSWSQITSGAPAIAILFCFAAFIGFEATTIYAEEARDPKVTIPRATYFSVLLIGVFYTVTAWLMAVGAGVDKLLPALQGLQDPTTFLFGLSDRYAGTMLSHAMSILFVSSLFAGVLAFHNAVARYIYVSGREKLLPQTIGVTHSVHQSPHVASVIQSVLAAVVVGLFAVLGLDPVLALFSWLTNVATLGVIVMMAVASLAVVMYFRANPSAQENALKTTILPGLTFIAFVVIIYLIVINFGSLSGAGGFLGAFLPALVLIAAVVGLLLAGALKNRDPVAFENLGVPLKD; this is encoded by the coding sequence ATGACGACAATCGAAACCGGTGAGGTCAACCGGCTGAGGAAGAACAGCCTCGGCGTCGGCGCCATCACCTTCATGGTTATCTCGGCAGCGGCGCCGCTGACGGCTGTCGCCGGCGGCACGCCGCTCGGCATGCTGATGGGCAATGGTGCAGGCTTTGCCGGCACCTATCTGATCGTGACCGTGCTGTTGCTGCTTTTCGCGGTTGGCTATGTCGCCATGTCGCGTCATGTCGGCAATGCCGGCGCCTTCTATGCCTACGCGGCGCGCGGACTCGGCGGCCTGGCCGGCGGTGCCACGGCGCTGATCGCCATCCTGTCCTACAACGCCATGCAGATCGGCGTCATGGGCCTGCTGGGTGCCGCGACCGCGGGCCTTTTCGCCGGCTGGGGCATCAATTTACCCTGGTGGGTGTGGAGCTTCATCGCCATCGCGCTCGTTGCTGTGCTCGGCTACCGCCAGGTCGATCTGTCGGCCAAGATCCTGACGGTGCTGGTGCTGTGCGAATATCTGGTAGTGCTGGTCCTCGACATCGCCATCCTCAAGACGGGCGGCGACAGCGGCCTGTCGGCGGCGCCGTTCAGCTGGAGCCAGATCACCTCAGGCGCCCCGGCCATCGCCATCCTGTTCTGCTTTGCCGCCTTCATCGGCTTCGAGGCGACGACGATCTACGCCGAGGAGGCGCGCGACCCCAAGGTCACCATTCCCAGGGCGACCTATTTCTCCGTCCTGCTGATCGGCGTTTTCTACACGGTCACCGCATGGCTGATGGCGGTCGGCGCCGGTGTCGACAAATTGCTGCCGGCTCTGCAGGGGCTTCAGGATCCGACCACTTTCCTGTTCGGTCTGTCCGACCGCTACGCCGGGACGATGCTCTCACACGCGATGAGCATCCTGTTCGTGTCGAGCCTGTTTGCCGGCGTGCTGGCGTTCCACAATGCGGTGGCCCGCTACATCTATGTCTCGGGCCGCGAGAAGCTGTTGCCGCAGACGATCGGCGTGACACATTCGGTGCACCAGAGCCCGCATGTCGCCTCGGTCATCCAGAGCGTGCTGGCCGCGGTCGTCGTCGGGCTGTTTGCCGTGCTTGGCCTCGATCCGGTGCTAGCACTGTTTTCATGGCTGACCAATGTCGCCACGCTCGGCGTCATCGTGATGATGGCGGTCGCCTCGCTCGCTGTGGTCATGTATTTCCGCGCCAATCCGTCGGCCCAGGAAAACGCGCTGAAGACCACTATCCTGCCGGGGCTGACCTTCATCGCCTTCGTCGTCATCATATACCTCATCGTCATCAATTTCGGCAGCCTGTCGGGTGCCGGCGGCTTCCTCGGGGCGTTCCTGCCGGCCCTGGTGCTGATCGCCGCGGTCGTCGGACTGCTGCTGGCGGGGGCGTTGAAGAACCGCGATCCGGTCGCCTTCGAGAATCTCGGCGTGCCGCTGAAGGACTAA
- a CDS encoding YceI family protein, which translates to MTIRNLIAALAFVGASAMASAAHADNYEIDGQHSWVTFTIKHGIYGIAHGQFDAVKGAIVMDKADPSKSNVKAEIDVGSVHTAFDQRDNDLKGPDFFNAAEFPTISFESTKVEKVDDKTGKVTGNLTISGVAKEISLDVTLRNEAPAPWDATLTKAAFTATGKISTADFPMAKAADGFGLGPEVDIVIDLEAVKK; encoded by the coding sequence GTGACGATACGAAACCTGATCGCGGCCCTGGCCTTTGTCGGCGCTTCTGCAATGGCGTCGGCCGCCCATGCCGACAATTACGAGATCGACGGCCAGCACAGCTGGGTCACCTTCACCATCAAGCACGGCATCTACGGCATCGCCCATGGCCAGTTCGACGCCGTCAAGGGCGCGATCGTCATGGACAAGGCTGATCCATCGAAGAGCAACGTCAAGGCCGAGATCGACGTCGGCTCGGTCCACACAGCTTTCGATCAGCGCGACAACGACCTCAAGGGTCCCGACTTCTTCAACGCGGCCGAGTTCCCGACCATCAGCTTCGAGAGCACCAAGGTCGAGAAAGTCGACGACAAGACCGGCAAGGTGACCGGCAATCTGACCATTAGCGGCGTTGCCAAGGAAATCTCGCTCGACGTGACGCTGCGCAACGAAGCGCCGGCGCCATGGGATGCGACGCTGACCAAGGCGGCCTTCACCGCCACCGGCAAAATCAGCACCGCGGACTTTCCGATGGCAAAAGCCGCCGACGGTTTCGGCCTCGGCCCGGAAGTCGACATCGTCATCGATCTCGAGGCGGTAAAGAAGTAG
- a CDS encoding aldehyde dehydrogenase translates to MISQNAIDTLRKMEIGARGLFIDGERAAGTSGATLPVISPIDGRAFASIADGNATDIDRAVKSARKAFEKGSWSRAAPAFRKKVLSRLAELIEKHVDELAVLGVRDNGTEIGMAYKAEPISAAGTIRYYAEAIDKVYGEIAPTAENVLGLIHKEPLGIVGVIVPWNFPLMIGAWKIAPALAAGNCVVVKPPEIASLTLLRLAELASEAGLPAGVLNVVTGRGSVTGEALGLHMDVDAIAFTGSGPVGRRLLDYSARSNLKRVFLELGGKSPNIVFADAPDLKQAAVVSANGIFRNSGQVCVAGSRLLVQTSVYDRFMDELVSATTRLKVGDPLDLTSDIGAVSSAEQLNKNLGFVAKAREDGARLVTGGERILAETGGSYMAPTIFENVTQDMQLAREEVFGPVLGVMRFDTEEEAVRLANSTVYGLASAVWTSNLSTAHRMVRAINAGVVHVNTYGGADITVPLGGVKQSGFGRDKSLHALEKYLELKTAWIALG, encoded by the coding sequence ATGATCAGTCAAAATGCCATCGACACGCTGCGCAAGATGGAGATCGGCGCGCGCGGTCTGTTCATCGATGGCGAACGAGCGGCGGGAACAAGCGGCGCGACATTGCCTGTCATTTCGCCGATCGATGGCCGCGCCTTCGCCAGCATTGCCGACGGCAATGCCACCGATATCGACCGCGCGGTCAAATCGGCGCGCAAGGCGTTCGAAAAGGGTTCCTGGTCGCGGGCCGCCCCCGCCTTCCGCAAGAAAGTGTTGAGCAGGCTCGCCGAACTCATCGAAAAGCATGTCGACGAACTGGCGGTTCTGGGCGTGCGCGACAACGGCACCGAGATCGGCATGGCCTACAAGGCCGAGCCGATCTCGGCCGCCGGCACCATCCGCTACTACGCCGAGGCGATCGACAAGGTCTATGGCGAGATCGCGCCGACGGCCGAGAATGTGCTGGGGCTGATCCACAAGGAGCCGCTCGGCATCGTCGGCGTCATCGTGCCGTGGAACTTTCCGCTGATGATCGGCGCCTGGAAGATCGCGCCCGCCCTTGCCGCCGGCAATTGCGTGGTGGTCAAGCCGCCCGAGATCGCGTCGCTGACGCTGCTGCGGCTGGCGGAGCTGGCCAGCGAGGCCGGCCTGCCCGCCGGCGTGCTCAATGTCGTCACCGGCCGCGGCTCCGTCACCGGCGAAGCGCTCGGCCTGCACATGGATGTCGACGCCATCGCCTTCACCGGCTCGGGACCGGTTGGTCGGCGGCTGCTCGACTATTCCGCCCGCTCGAATTTGAAGCGCGTCTTCCTCGAGCTCGGCGGCAAGTCGCCCAACATCGTCTTTGCCGATGCGCCTGATTTGAAGCAGGCGGCGGTCGTCTCGGCCAATGGCATTTTTCGCAATTCCGGCCAGGTCTGCGTTGCCGGTTCGCGCCTGCTCGTTCAGACGTCCGTCTATGACCGCTTCATGGACGAGCTTGTCTCGGCGACCACGCGGCTGAAGGTCGGCGATCCGCTGGATCTCACCAGCGATATCGGCGCGGTGTCGAGTGCGGAGCAACTGAACAAGAATCTCGGCTTCGTCGCCAAGGCTAGGGAAGACGGCGCAAGGCTGGTCACCGGCGGCGAACGGATCCTGGCCGAGACCGGCGGCAGCTACATGGCGCCGACGATCTTCGAGAATGTGACGCAGGACATGCAGCTTGCGCGCGAAGAAGTGTTCGGGCCGGTGCTCGGCGTCATGCGTTTCGACACCGAGGAAGAGGCGGTGCGGCTTGCCAATTCGACGGTCTACGGGCTCGCCTCTGCGGTGTGGACATCAAACCTCTCCACCGCGCACCGCATGGTGCGCGCCATCAATGCCGGCGTCGTCCATGTCAACACCTATGGCGGCGCCGACATCACCGTGCCGCTCGGCGGCGTCAAGCAGTCCGGCTTCGGCCGCGACAAGTCGCTACACGCGCTGGAGAAATACCTAGAGCTTAAGACAGCCTGGATCGCGCTCGGTTGA
- a CDS encoding transaminase, giving the protein MTAVKQDPHSEIIGDLLDREQQRFHEKHPRSAAAWKEGKQHFLYGGPSHWMRRWAGGFPVYVSSASGAHIKDIDGHDYVDFALGDTGGMCGHAPEAVTRAALRQLQNGTTMMLPTEDSLWVGAELQRRFGLPYWTFTTSATDANRGAIRIARMITGRDKVLVFSGCYHGGVEEAHVEIRDGRIGLRNMIHPNGVDHSAVSKVVEFNDVAALEQALSAGDVACVLTEPLMTNFGMIPVAVGFHAALREITRRTGTVLIIDETHTISSGPGGYSSEHGLEPDILVAGKAIAGGIPAGIFGVSQVIAERLWAIVPMVNPRVRQSAHLGIGGTLAGNALTVATMRAVLEEVLTPANFAVMIANASRLAEAARGIINANGLPWHVTQIGARAEIMFMPQPPRNGADVIASRRGDLETLLHAFYMNEGILVTPFHTMFLMCPATTSADVDRHTQVFARFVDLVRGAGVV; this is encoded by the coding sequence ATGACCGCCGTGAAACAAGATCCGCATTCCGAAATCATCGGCGACCTCCTCGACCGTGAGCAACAGCGCTTCCACGAGAAGCATCCGCGTTCGGCAGCGGCGTGGAAAGAGGGTAAGCAGCATTTCCTGTATGGTGGGCCCTCGCATTGGATGCGCCGTTGGGCCGGCGGGTTCCCGGTCTACGTCTCCTCGGCCAGCGGTGCCCATATCAAAGACATAGACGGCCACGACTATGTCGACTTCGCTCTTGGCGACACCGGCGGCATGTGCGGCCACGCGCCTGAGGCGGTGACCCGCGCAGCGCTTCGCCAGCTACAGAACGGCACGACGATGATGCTGCCCACCGAAGACAGCCTATGGGTCGGCGCCGAACTGCAGCGACGCTTCGGCCTGCCCTACTGGACATTCACCACCTCTGCGACCGATGCCAATCGCGGTGCCATCCGCATCGCCCGCATGATCACCGGCCGCGACAAGGTGCTGGTGTTTTCCGGCTGCTACCACGGCGGCGTCGAAGAGGCGCATGTCGAGATCCGCGACGGCCGCATCGGCCTGCGCAACATGATCCATCCAAACGGCGTCGACCATTCGGCGGTTTCGAAAGTGGTCGAGTTCAATGATGTCGCCGCACTGGAGCAGGCGCTGTCGGCCGGCGATGTCGCCTGCGTGCTGACCGAACCGCTGATGACCAATTTCGGCATGATCCCGGTCGCCGTCGGTTTTCATGCGGCACTGCGCGAGATCACCCGCCGCACCGGCACGGTGCTGATCATCGACGAGACCCACACAATCTCCAGCGGGCCGGGCGGCTATTCGTCCGAGCATGGGTTGGAGCCGGACATTCTCGTCGCCGGCAAGGCGATCGCCGGCGGCATCCCGGCCGGCATCTTCGGTGTTTCGCAAGTGATCGCCGAGCGGCTGTGGGCGATCGTGCCGATGGTCAATCCGCGCGTGCGTCAGTCCGCGCATCTCGGCATTGGCGGTACGTTGGCCGGCAATGCGCTTACCGTCGCCACAATGCGCGCCGTGCTGGAAGAGGTGCTGACGCCGGCCAATTTCGCCGTGATGATCGCCAATGCCTCGCGACTGGCCGAAGCGGCGCGGGGCATCATCAACGCCAATGGACTGCCCTGGCATGTGACGCAGATTGGCGCCCGCGCCGAGATCATGTTCATGCCGCAGCCGCCAAGGAATGGCGCCGATGTCATCGCCAGCCGGCGCGGCGATCTCGAGACGCTGCTGCACGCCTTCTACATGAACGAGGGCATTCTGGTGACGCCGTTCCACACCATGTTCCTGATGTGCCCGGCGACGACATCGGCCGATGTCGACCGCCACACGCAAGTGTTTGCGCGCTTCGTCGATCTGGTCCGCGGCGCCGGGGTCGTCTGA
- a CDS encoding Tm-1-like ATP-binding domain-containing protein: MQDKRRILVIGTGDTKADELLFMRERIEAVGGIAVMMDVSVLGDPPYRPEHDKHAVAQAADTTIAAIIASGDENTAMTLMALGASRLARALYDQSAIDGFIALGGSMGTDLALDVALALPLGVPKFVISTIAYSHLVPPERIATDLMMILWAGGLYGLNGACKAVLSQASGAVVGAARAVVKPDASRPRIGMSSLGKSCLHYMVVLKPELEKRGYEVIVFHTTGMGGRALEAIAAQRGFVAVMDFSLQELANHLTGSVVSSGADRLENAGRQGIPQIVAPGAVDMVDFPTWQAVPMRFIERPYHAHNRLLASVTSDGETRREIARAIGEKLASATGPTAFILPAGGIQQWDQDGEPLYDPEALAAFVEEMRASVPGNTELHEISGHINDAAFSAKALEIFDRWVTEGLIPPGAPQGKQAA, encoded by the coding sequence TTGCAGGACAAACGCCGAATCCTGGTTATTGGCACGGGCGACACCAAGGCCGATGAGTTGCTGTTCATGCGCGAGCGCATCGAGGCGGTCGGCGGCATCGCTGTTATGATGGATGTCAGCGTGCTCGGCGATCCACCCTACCGGCCGGAGCACGACAAGCACGCCGTGGCTCAAGCTGCAGACACGACGATCGCGGCGATCATTGCCAGCGGCGACGAGAATACGGCGATGACGCTGATGGCGCTCGGCGCCTCACGACTTGCGCGTGCGCTCTACGACCAAAGCGCGATCGACGGCTTCATCGCGCTTGGCGGTTCCATGGGAACCGACCTTGCGCTCGACGTCGCCCTTGCGCTGCCGCTCGGCGTGCCTAAATTCGTCATCTCGACCATCGCCTATTCGCATCTGGTGCCGCCGGAACGGATCGCCACCGATTTGATGATGATCCTGTGGGCGGGCGGTCTCTACGGCCTCAATGGCGCCTGCAAGGCGGTGTTGTCGCAAGCCAGCGGCGCGGTGGTCGGTGCTGCGCGCGCCGTCGTCAAACCGGATGCGTCGCGGCCACGGATCGGCATGAGTTCGCTCGGCAAGAGCTGCCTGCATTACATGGTGGTGCTGAAGCCGGAGCTGGAAAAGCGCGGCTATGAAGTCATCGTCTTCCACACCACCGGCATGGGCGGAAGGGCGCTGGAAGCAATCGCCGCGCAGCGCGGCTTCGTCGCGGTGATGGATTTCAGCCTGCAGGAGCTTGCCAACCATCTCACCGGCTCGGTGGTCAGTTCGGGCGCCGACCGGCTCGAGAATGCCGGGCGGCAAGGGATCCCGCAGATCGTCGCACCTGGCGCCGTCGACATGGTGGATTTTCCAACCTGGCAAGCCGTACCGATGAGATTCATCGAGCGCCCCTACCATGCCCATAACCGGCTGCTCGCTTCCGTGACTTCGGATGGCGAAACCCGCAGGGAAATCGCACGCGCCATCGGGGAAAAACTGGCCTCCGCGACCGGGCCGACTGCCTTCATTCTGCCCGCTGGTGGCATCCAGCAATGGGACCAGGACGGTGAGCCGCTATACGACCCGGAAGCGCTGGCAGCTTTTGTCGAGGAGATGCGCGCCAGTGTGCCCGGCAATACCGAGCTGCACGAGATCTCAGGACACATCAATGATGCCGCCTTCAGTGCCAAGGCGCTGGAGATTTTCGATCGCTGGGTCACCGAGGGTCTCATCCCGCCAGGGGCGCCACAGGGAAAGCAGGCCGCATGA
- a CDS encoding IclR family transcriptional regulator — protein sequence MSTVGKAISLLELFTLAEPEIGLSDLACKAGLDKATARRLLVALAGHRLIEQEPKSRRYRLGAGLSRLARIRDAHFPFIRIAAPVLRDLALETSETVHLSEFSAGELLIMHVELSAKANRVNVDVGQVLPLHGTASGIAFLAASRPETVDAYLGKPLDAFTPHTVTRHDKVIETIHLVALHGYSRNSQGYEEGVHSIAAAILGSDGYPLGTLAVASPVSRVDDAVAASQGQAAVRAARLISARLAGDA from the coding sequence ATGAGCACAGTCGGCAAGGCGATCTCGCTGCTGGAACTGTTCACGCTGGCCGAGCCGGAGATCGGCCTCTCCGACCTCGCCTGTAAGGCCGGTCTCGACAAAGCCACCGCCCGGCGCCTGCTGGTCGCGCTTGCCGGCCATCGGCTGATCGAGCAGGAGCCGAAAAGCCGCCGCTACCGCCTCGGCGCCGGCCTGTCGCGGCTGGCCCGGATTCGTGACGCGCATTTCCCTTTTATCCGGATCGCAGCACCGGTGTTGCGCGATCTGGCGCTTGAGACCAGCGAGACAGTCCACCTGTCGGAATTCAGCGCCGGGGAGCTGCTCATCATGCATGTCGAGCTTTCGGCAAAGGCCAATCGCGTCAACGTCGATGTCGGACAGGTGCTGCCGCTGCACGGCACCGCATCCGGCATCGCTTTCCTCGCCGCCTCGCGCCCGGAGACAGTGGATGCCTATCTCGGAAAACCGCTGGATGCCTTCACCCCGCATACGGTCACGCGGCACGACAAAGTCATCGAAACGATCCACCTCGTTGCGTTACACGGCTATTCGCGCAACTCGCAAGGTTATGAGGAGGGAGTGCACAGCATCGCCGCGGCGATCCTCGGCTCCGACGGCTATCCCCTGGGAACGCTGGCGGTGGCGTCGCCGGTATCGCGCGTCGACGACGCGGTCGCGGCCAGCCAGGGCCAGGCGGCGGTTCGGGCGGCAAGGCTGATTTCGGCGCGCCTGGCCGGCGACGCCTGA
- a CDS encoding SDR family oxidoreductase, with amino-acid sequence MSRRLAGRKALITGAATGMGQATAELFGRHGAEIVVFGHGGDALDEAAQASGGTAVHGDITIADDVARAIEACGGRLDIVVNAAGVMILDEPESLSDETWERSFAVNVTGAMMVCRASLPLLKQRGGAIVNIASVGAFNASGQNAAYSASKAALVSYTRSLAYAHGPDGIRANAVAPGWVRTPMSVYEMEVAAAANGSTPDEEFAALTGRIALRRVAEPAEIANCCLFLASEEASFVTGAVLVADGGGRAPTQNRAV; translated from the coding sequence ATGAGCCGACGTCTCGCAGGCCGCAAGGCGCTCATCACCGGCGCCGCCACTGGCATGGGCCAGGCGACCGCCGAACTGTTCGGCCGGCACGGCGCCGAAATCGTTGTCTTCGGTCATGGCGGCGACGCCTTGGACGAGGCGGCACAGGCAAGCGGCGGCACTGCTGTGCATGGCGACATCACCATTGCCGACGACGTCGCGCGCGCCATAGAAGCCTGCGGCGGCCGGCTCGACATTGTCGTCAACGCGGCAGGCGTGATGATCCTCGACGAGCCGGAAAGCCTGAGCGACGAGACCTGGGAACGCAGCTTCGCCGTCAATGTGACCGGCGCCATGATGGTCTGCCGCGCCTCTCTGCCGCTCTTGAAACAGCGCGGCGGCGCTATCGTCAACATCGCCTCGGTCGGCGCCTTCAACGCCAGCGGCCAGAACGCCGCCTATTCGGCGAGCAAGGCAGCGCTGGTCTCCTACACACGCTCGCTCGCCTACGCGCATGGTCCCGACGGCATCCGCGCCAATGCGGTAGCGCCGGGCTGGGTGCGCACACCGATGAGTGTCTACGAGATGGAAGTGGCGGCCGCCGCCAACGGCTCGACGCCGGACGAAGAGTTTGCCGCGCTCACCGGTCGCATCGCCTTGCGACGCGTCGCCGAGCCGGCGGAGATCGCCAATTGCTGCCTGTTCCTTGCCTCTGAAGAGGCGTCCTTCGTCACCGGTGCCGTGCTCGTCGCCGATGGTGGCGGCCGCGCGCCTACACAGAACAGGGCGGTGTGA
- a CDS encoding HAD-IA family hydrolase — protein sequence MSAMRPQALVLDFGGVVTRTLFETHALTERALGLAPGSLDWRGPFDQASDPLWRAMQADEISERDYWRTRTSEVGLLVGEDWRDMSTFVQRARGADPQAVLRPEAEQAIRKAHDAGVRLAILSNELDLFYGSTFRERLPLLSLFETIVDATYNYILKPDPRAYAIIGEALDLPLAACVFVDDQKRNVDGALAAGMLAVHFEVAEPARSYAEALGHFGLATP from the coding sequence ATGAGCGCGATGCGGCCACAGGCGCTGGTGCTCGACTTCGGCGGCGTCGTCACCCGCACCCTGTTCGAGACGCATGCGCTGACCGAGCGCGCGCTCGGACTGGCGCCCGGCTCGCTCGACTGGCGCGGGCCGTTCGACCAGGCATCAGACCCGCTGTGGCGAGCAATGCAAGCCGACGAAATCAGCGAGCGCGACTATTGGAGGACGCGCACCAGCGAAGTCGGCCTGCTGGTCGGCGAGGATTGGCGCGACATGTCGACCTTCGTGCAACGCGCGCGCGGCGCCGATCCGCAAGCCGTGCTGCGGCCGGAGGCCGAGCAGGCGATCCGCAAAGCACACGACGCCGGCGTCAGGCTCGCCATCCTCTCCAACGAGCTCGACCTGTTCTACGGCAGCACGTTCCGCGAGCGGCTGCCGCTGCTGTCGCTGTTCGAGACCATCGTCGACGCCACCTACAACTACATCCTCAAGCCCGACCCGCGCGCCTATGCCATTATAGGCGAAGCACTTGATCTACCCTTGGCCGCTTGCGTCTTCGTCGACGACCAGAAGCGCAATGTCGACGGCGCGCTCGCGGCCGGCATGCTGGCCGTGCATTTCGAAGTCGCCGAGCCGGCGCGAAGCTATGCCGAGGCGCTTGGTCATTTTGGCCTCGCCACCCCATAA
- a CDS encoding IclR family transcriptional regulator, with the protein MSTVTKAISLLEMLGRGEPEMALADLARHANFDKATTRRLLLSLMEHELVEQDETTRLYRLGPGLGRLALMREAQFPFLRTAAPLVEALASEIGETVHLSEYSKRGLITVHVVESAKANRVSVALGGYLPMHATASGIAFLAFTEDRIREAIVAGPLPAFTRFTVSGAAALAEEIAAARVRGHSIGSQGFEEGVQSVAAPILGAGGFAIGTVAIAAPQARVVEGDIERYGSSVADTARSIGERLAGRRSLPERWRAS; encoded by the coding sequence ATGAGCACGGTGACCAAAGCCATTTCCCTGCTGGAAATGCTGGGTCGCGGCGAGCCCGAGATGGCGTTGGCCGACCTCGCTCGCCATGCGAACTTCGACAAGGCGACAACGCGCCGGCTGCTGCTCTCGCTCATGGAACATGAGCTGGTGGAGCAGGACGAAACCACCCGCCTCTACCGGCTCGGCCCTGGTCTCGGTCGGCTGGCGCTGATGCGTGAGGCGCAGTTTCCATTCCTGCGAACGGCAGCGCCGCTGGTCGAGGCACTGGCCAGTGAAATCGGCGAGACGGTGCATCTGTCGGAATACTCCAAGCGCGGCCTGATTACCGTTCATGTCGTTGAATCGGCCAAGGCCAACCGCGTCAGTGTGGCGCTCGGCGGATACCTGCCGATGCATGCGACCGCGTCCGGCATTGCCTTCCTGGCTTTCACCGAAGACCGCATCCGCGAAGCCATTGTGGCAGGCCCCCTGCCGGCCTTTACGCGTTTCACCGTGTCCGGCGCAGCGGCGCTGGCCGAAGAGATTGCGGCAGCGCGCGTGCGCGGTCATTCGATCGGCTCGCAAGGTTTCGAGGAAGGCGTGCAAAGCGTCGCCGCGCCGATCCTGGGCGCCGGCGGTTTTGCCATCGGCACCGTTGCCATTGCCGCACCGCAGGCGCGTGTGGTGGAGGGCGATATCGAGCGCTACGGTTCAAGCGTCGCGGATACCGCACGCAGCATCGGCGAGCGGCTTGCCGGACGACGCAGCCTGCCGGAGCGGTGGCGCGCATCATGA